In the genome of Quercus robur chromosome 3, dhQueRobu3.1, whole genome shotgun sequence, one region contains:
- the LOC126718932 gene encoding cell division topological specificity factor homolog, chloroplastic, with protein sequence MAISGDLRVSATLGSYHAHPLRSSLRPSKVEFSGFLNGGSSISDITSKWPSMVLDNRNMRGHSKQIPHVTGDYKLSPKSISQAAESFLLDAINMSFLERLNLAWKIVFPSPTSRKNSNARVAKQRLKMILFSDRCAVSDEAKQKIVKNIVQSLSDFVEIESRDKVQLSVSTDSDLGTIYSVTVPVRRVKPEYQDLDEAGTITNIEYKDTGDSSGSVDVRFDFFIPDERSY encoded by the exons atggcGATTTCTGGGGATCTAAGGGTCTCTGCAACACTGGGCTCGTACCATGCACACCCTCTTCGAAGCTCTTTGCGCCCTTCTAAG GTAGAGTTCTCTGGTTTCCTGAATGGAGGATCCAGCATATCTGATATCACATCCAAATGGCCCAGCATGGTACTTGATAACCGCAATATGCGTGGTCATTCCAAGCAAATTCCGCATGTCACTGGAGATTATAAGCTGTCGCCAAAGTCCATCAGCCAAGCAGCTGAGAGCTTCCTCCTTGATGCCATTAACATGAGCTTCCTTGAGCGTTTAAACTTGGCTTGGAAGATAGTGTTCCCATCACCAACATCTAGGAAGAACTCTAATGCTAGAGTTGCCAAGCAGCGCTTGAAGATGATTCTCTTCTCTGACCGATGTGCAGTTAGTGATGAGGCCAAACAAAAGATTGTCAAGAACATTGTGCAGTCTCTATCAGATTTCGTGGAGATAGAATCACGGGATAAAGTTCAGCTGAGTGTCTCTACTGATTCAGATCTTGGAACCATTTATTCTGTCACAGTGCCAGTACGGAGAGTGAAACCAGAATATCAAGATTTGGATGAGGCTGGAACAATAACAAATATTGAGTACAAAGATACCGGAGACTCATCAGGTTCTGTGGATGTTAGGTTTGATTTCTTTATTCCAGATGAAAGGTCCTATTGA